CGAAGCGTCATCACTTTTCCAATTCTCACATCGCTAACTCCTTCAAAACCTAAGTGATGGAGTGAATTTTTCACGGCTGACCCTTGTGGATCTAGGACCCCTTCTTTTAATGTCACGTAAACCTTCACATCGTATGTCATTATGCTTGTCCTCCTAGTCTCGTCAAAATCGTTTCATAGCCTTCTTGTAAATCCCCTTGTTGAAAGCGAAATAAATCTTTATCCAATGATTCACCCGTTTGTTTATCCCAGAGACGACATGTATCTGGAGAGATCTCATCAGCGAGGAGAACCTGACCTGCTGAATCTTTGCCAAATTCCAATTTGAAATCGATCAGTTGCACGCCGATCTTCTCAAACATGGTGATTAAGTGATCATTGACAGCCAAGGCCTTTTCTTTCATAAGTTGTACATCATTTTCTGAGGCTAAACCCATCGCTTTAATATGAGCGTCATTCATAAGAGGGTCACCTAGCTCATCATCTTTGTAATAAAATTCTACAATCGGTTCACTAAATTGCTGCCCCCGTGAAAAACCGAGACGTTTCACTAAACTTCCCGCAGCCACATTACGTACGACCACTTCCACTGGAATAATGGAGACTTTTCGCACGAGCTGTTCCGTTTCAGAGAGCCTTTCAATGAAGTGACTTTTCACTCCTTGACGAGCCAATTGGGAAAAAATGAGTGAACTAATTTCGTTATTGAGACGCCCTTTGCCCCGAAGTGTCTCTTTTTTTTCTCCGTTAAAAGCTGTGGCGTCATCCTTATAACTAATCCATAACACATCATCTTTATCCGTCTTATAAATCTGTTTCGCTTTCCCTTCATACAAGCACGCTTTTTTTTCCACCGATGCCGCCTCCAGTATAGTTAGTTCTGAATATTGGGACTTTTGTATTTGAGAGGAGTATGTCACCGCTCCTCTTCTTACCTGTCACCCCGTGTTAATTCGTTAAGCCAAGACGTTCAAAAATCGTGTCAACATGCTTTAGGTGGTGTTTATAATCAAAACAATCATCAAGTTCCTCTGAAGAAAGCTGGTTTGTA
The DNA window shown above is from Salipaludibacillus agaradhaerens and carries:
- the purC gene encoding phosphoribosylaminoimidazolesuccinocarboxamide synthase encodes the protein MEKKACLYEGKAKQIYKTDKDDVLWISYKDDATAFNGEKKETLRGKGRLNNEISSLIFSQLARQGVKSHFIERLSETEQLVRKVSIIPVEVVVRNVAAGSLVKRLGFSRGQQFSEPIVEFYYKDDELGDPLMNDAHIKAMGLASENDVQLMKEKALAVNDHLITMFEKIGVQLIDFKLEFGKDSAGQVLLADEISPDTCRLWDKQTGESLDKDLFRFQQGDLQEGYETILTRLGGQA
- the purS gene encoding phosphoribosylformylglycinamidine synthase subunit PurS, whose translation is MTYDVKVYVTLKEGVLDPQGSAVKNSLHHLGFEGVSDVRIGKVMTLRLEATEDTLHDYVKQMCDKLLANPVIEDYTYEAEEVVSS